In Dryocola sp. LX212, the genomic stretch AGGAAAAGCGTATTTACGCGAGCGACCAGAACACAAAACATACAAAAAGCGTTAACCGTTCTTTGTAAGTGAGATGTTATAAACAGACAGGTAACGGCGAGGTTAGCGTCAGCCCTCTGGCAGAAAGTTCTGCCCGAAAGGCCAATATTTCTACCCCGCATTCCTGCGCCTCGCACAATAATTGCGCATATTTTGCGTCGATGTGGCGTGCCGGAGAGACACGAGTGATGGCGGAGTGTAACACTGCAAACAGCAGCACTGCGCGCTCTCCATGCCTGACCACGCTCATCAATTCCCGGAGATGTTTCTGCCCGCGAAGGCTCACAGCATCAGGGAAAAAGCCACTTCCCTGTTCGGATAACGTGACCGATTTCACTTCAATATAGCAGTTAACTTTGTTATCCGCCTGTAACATAAAATCGATCCGGCTGCGCTCTGCGCCGTACTTCACTTCGCTGTAGATTTTTGTGTAACCGCTTAATTCTGAAAAATGATTTCCGACCAGCGCTTCCTTCACCACGTTATTGGCCTGCAGCGTATTCACGCAGATAAAATCGCCGTTTTGCGTTTCGGTAATCTCCCAGGTATGGGCATATTTACGCTTCGGATTGGCCGAGGTGGAATACCAGACGGTATCACCAGGCGTGGCGCAGCCGGTCATAGCGCCGGTATTGGGACAGTGTAAGGTCAGTAATTCGCCCTGTGGCGTGACCACATCCGCCAGAAAGCGCTTATAGCGTTGAATTAAAGTGGCTGACTGCAGCGCCGGGGAAAACTCCATTTACTCTTCCTTATTATGTAAGGGCCAACGCTCCAGCGGCTGGTAACGGGTGCGGCCCTGGCTGAAAATTGACTCGTAAAGCGCAAACTCCTCAACTTTAAACTGCCAGCGGAAGTTGGGCTGCGGAATGGCGACGGCCTGGGTCACGTTGCGATAGAGCGTAACGTGAGGATGGTAAGGCTGCGGGCTTTGGTAGCAACCGTTACGCGCGGCCTGGGCGCGCAGCATATTGGCTAACTGGATAAGCCCCAGCGACGCATGGCGTGGGCCGAGCCAGACGACTTTTGAGCGAGCCCACAGCCCGGCATCGTCGAGCGTTAGCGTAAAGCCAGACTGCTGGATACGTCCCGCCAGCCGGCTTAGCGCACGCTGTTTTTCGGCGCTGACGTCACCCAAAAAGGCGAGCGTCAGGTGCAGATTCGCTGCCGCAACGGGGCGGCCCGCATCGCCAGGAAAGTTCTCAGCGCGCCAGCTGACGATCTGCTGTTGCACCCCGGCGGGCATGGCGAGGGCGAAGAACAGACGGCGAGTGTCGGCCATGGGGGTCTCTCGGTTATGTGTGTACGGAATGCTACAATGCGCGATTACGTATGTTAACCCTTTGGAGCTGTTTGTGTCGTCATTACCTGTCGCCGCGGTCTTACCCGATGTTCTCAGCGCGCTGCAAGTCGCGCCGCAGGTGCTGCTCAACGCGCCTACCGGGGCAGGGAAATCCACCTGGCTCCCGCTGCAAATCCTCAAAGAGGGCCGGCTGAGCGGAAAAATTCTGCTGCTTGAACCGCGCCGCCTCGCTGCCCGCAACGTTGCCCAGCGCCTGGCGGAGCTTCTTGGCGAAAAGCCCGGCGAAACGGTCGGCTATCGGATGCGGGCGGAAACCTGTATCGGACCTGATACAAAGCTCGAAGTGGTGACCGAAGGGATTTTGACCCGCCTGATCCAGCGCGATCCTGAACTCACCGGCATCGCGCTGGTTATTCTCGATGAATTCCACGAGCGCAGCCTGCAGGCCGATCTGGCGCTCGCGCTTCTGCTGGACGTGCAGCAGGGGCTGCGTGAAGATTTGAAGCTGCTGATTATGTCGGCCACGCTGGATAACCAGCGCCTGCAAAAATGCCTGCCGGACGCGCCCGTCATCAGCTCCGAAGGCCGCGCGCATCCTGTCGAGCGGCGCTACAGTCCGCTGGCGACCCATCAACGTTTTGACGAAGCCGTCGCGGTCGCGGTGGCAAACCTGCTGCGTGAAGAGCCGGGTTCGCTGCTTCTGTTTTTGCCGGGCGTCGGGGAAATCCAGCGCGTGCAGGAGCAATTGCGGGAGCGCGTAGCCAGCGACGTTCAGCTTTGCCCCCTGTACGGTGCGCTGCCGCTAAGCGAACAGCGTAAAGCTATACTTCCAGCCGTGTCGGGCACGCGCAAGGTCGTGCTGGCAACCAACATTGCCGAGACGAGCCTGACGATTGAAGGTATCCGCCTGGTGGTGGACAGCGGGCAGGAGCGTGTCGCCCGTTTTGACGTGCGAACCGGGCTGACCCGCCTGGTAACCCAGCGCATCAGCCAGGCCTCCATGACCCAGCGCGCGGGCCGCGCCGGGCGTCTCGAACCGGGTATTTGCCTGCATCTCACCAGCGCGGAACAGGCCGAACGCGCCGCCGCGCAAAGCGAGCCGGAAATCCTGCAAAGCGATCTTTCCGGCCTGCTGCTTGAGCTTTTACAGTGGGGCTGTCAGCAGCCGGAGCAGCTTACCTGGCTGGATCTGCCGCCTGCGGCTAATCTGCATGCGGCACGGAAGCTTTTACGTCAGCTGAACGCGCTGGATGAGCAGGATCGCCTGACCCCGGCGGGCCAGAAAATGGCGCAGCTTGGCAACGATCCCCGTTTAGCGGCAATGTTGATTGCCGCCAGAACACCCGATGAACAGGCCACCGCGGCCAGGCTGGCGGCAATTCTGGAAGAGCCGCCGCGCGGTCAGGACAGCGATTTACGCAACGCCTTCAGCCGCCGTCAGGATAACTGGCAGCAGCGCAGCGCCAGGCTTCTGAAGCGTCTGAACAGTCGTGGCGGTCAGGCGGATATCTCGCTGGCAGGGCCGCTGCTCGCCTGCGCCTTTGCCGACCGCATTGCCCGCAGACGTGGGCAGGAAGGTCGCTACCAGCTGGCGAACGGCATGGGCGCAATGTTAAATCAGGATGATGCGCTCACCCGCTATGAATGGCTGTTAGCGCCGCTGCTTTTACAGGGCAGCCAGACGCCGGATGCGCGAATGCTTCAGGCTTTGCCGCTGGACATCGACGAGCTCATTGCCAGCGTGCCTGCGCTGCTCGGGCAAAGCGACTCCGTGGAGTGGGACGAAACGCAGGGCACGCTGAAGGCGTTTCGCCGCCAGCAGATTGGCCAGCTGGTGGTAAAAGTGCAGCCGCTGGCGAAACCGTCTGAAGAGGAGCTGCATCGGGCGATGCTCAACGGTATTCGCGAGCGGGGGCTGAGCGTGCTGAACTGGACGCCGCAGGCGCAGCAGCTGCGTATTCGGCTGGCCTGCGCGGCAAAATGGCTGCCTGAGCAAGAATGGTCTGAAATGAGCGACGAGGCGCTGCTGCGTGATTTAGAGGACTGGCTGCTGCCGGAAATGAACGGCGTCCATTCCCTGCGCGCCCTGAAAAATATCGATCTTACCAGGGCGATACAAAACTGGCTCGGCTGGTCACAGCGTCAACGTCTGGATACTGTGCTGCCAACTCATTACACTGTGCCGACCGGTAGCCAGATTACCATTCGTTACGATGAGGACAATCCTCCCGCGCTGGCGGTACGAATGCAGGAAATGTTTGGCGAAGCGCAAACCCCGGTGATTGCCGAGGGGCGCGTACCGCTGGTGCTTGAGCTGCTCTCTCCCGCGCAGCGCCCGCTACAGGTCACGCGTGACTTGACCGCGTTCTGGAACGGGGCATACAGGGAGGTGCAAAAAGAGATGAAAGGGCGCTATCCGAAGCATGTATGGCCGGACTCTCCGGCCGATGCGCTGCCGACAAGGCGTACCAAAAAGTACCAGTGACTTTGAGAGATTTCTTCTTCCGCAAGCCGTGGAAGAAAGGAGAATCAGGCCGTGCGCCTTATATTTGGTGGAGAAAGCAATGGCGGGGAATGACCGCGAACCTATTGGACGCAAGGGGAAACCCTCTCGTCCCGCGAAAGAAAAAGTAAGCCGTCGTCGGGTCAGGGAAGAAGAGTATGACGATGATTACGAAGATGATTATGAAGACGAGGAACCGATGCCACCACGTAAAGGGAAGGGGGGCGGTAAAGGCCGTCCGCCACGGAAGAAACACCGCTGGCTATGGTTCCTGCTGAAGCTGTTCGTCGTCTTTGTGGTGCTGTTTGTGATCTACGGGGTCTATCTGGACCAGCAGATCCGCAGCCGCATCGACGGTAAAGTCTGGCAGCTCCCAGCGGCAGTCTATGGCCGCATGGTGAACCTTGAGCCGGACATGCCGTACAGCAAAAAAGAGATGGTGAACCTGCTGGAAGCCACGCAGTACCGCCAGGTCACGCGCATGACGCGGCCGGGTGAGTTTACCGTGCAGGCCAACAGCATCGAGATGATCCGTCGGCCGTTTGATTTCCCGGACAGCAAAGAAGGACAGATCCGCGCGCGCCTTGTCTTTGACGGCGACCGCCTCGAGTCGATCCAGAACATGGATAACAACCGCAGCTTCGGTTTCTTCCGTCTGGATCCGCGCCTGATCACCATGCTCTCTTCGCCAAACGGCGAACAGCGTCTGTTCGTGCCGCGTACGGGCTTCCCGGATCTGCTGGTGGATACGCTGATTGCCACCGAAGACCGCCACTTCTACGAGCACGACGGCATCAGCCTTTATTCTATTGGCCGTGCCATGCTGGCGAACCTGACGGCAGGCCGTACGGTGCAGGGGGCGAGCACCCTGACGCAGCAGCTGGTGAAGAACCTGTTCCTCTCCAGCAAAAGAACGTACTGGCGTAAGGCGAACGAAGCGTACATGGCGCTGATCATGGATGCCCGCTACGGCAAGGATCGTATTCTTGAGCTGTACCTGAACGAGGTCTACCTCGGCCAGAGCGGCGACAACGAAATTCGTGGTTTCCCGCTCGCGAGCCTCTACTACTTCGGCCGCCCGGTTGAGGAGCTGAGCCTCGATCAGCAGGCGCTGCTGGTGGGCATGGTGAAAGGGGCGTCGATCTATAACCCGTGGCGTAATCCGAAGCTGGCGCTTGAGCGTCGTAACCTGGTGCTGCGCCTGCTGCAGGAGCAGAAGGTTATCGATCAGGAGCTTTACGACATGCTGAGCGCGCGTCCTCTGGGCGTGCAGCCGCGCGGTGGGGTGATTTCACCGCAGCCAGCCTTTATGCAAATGGTGCGTAACGAACTGCAGGCGAAGCTGGGTGACAAAGTGAAAGATCTCTCCGGCGTGAAGATCTTCACCACCTTCGATTCGGTGTCTCAGGATGCGGCGGAAAAAGCAGTGAGCGAAGGCGTACCGGTATTGCGTGCCTCCCGTAAGCTGAAGGATCTGGAAGCGGCAATGGTTATCGTTGATCGCTATACCGGTGAAGTGCGCGCGATGGTCGGCGGGGCGGAAACGCAGTTTGCAGGCTTTAACCGTGCCATGCAGGCGCGCCGTTCAATCGGCTCGCTGGCGAAACCGGCGACCTATCTGACCGCCTTAAGCAAGCCGGATACCTATCGCCTGAACACCTGGATTGCGGATGCGCCAATCTCCCTGCGCCAGCCTAACGGCCAGGTCTGGTCCCCGCAGAACGACGATAAACGTTTCAGCGGCCAGGTTATGCTGGTGGATGCGTTAGCGCGCTCCATGAACGTGCCAACGGTTAACCTTGGCATGGCGATTGGCCTGCCGGCCATCACGGATACCTGGACTAAACTGGGCGTGCCGAAAGATCATCTGAACCCGGTACCGGCCATGATTCTGGGTGCGCTGAACCTGACGCCAATTCAGGTCGCACAGGCGTTTCAGACCATCGCCAGCGGCGGCAGCCGCGCAACGCTTTCCGCGCTGCGCTCGGTTATCGCCGAAGACGGCACGGTGCTGTATCAGAGCTTCCCGCAAGCAGAGCAGGCGGTGCCACCGCAGGCGGCTTACATGACGCTCTATACCATGCAGCAGGTTATGGCCCGTGGTACAGGGCGTGCGCTGGGCGGTAAATATCCGAAGCTTCACCTGGCCGGTAAAACGGGGACCACCAACAACAACGTGGATACCTGGTTTGCGGGCATTGATGGCAAAGAAGTGACCATCACCTGGGTGGGGCGCGATAACAACCAGCCAACGAAGCTGTACGGCGCAAGCGGTGCGATGGCGCTTTACCAGCGCTATCTCGCGGCGCAAACGCCGATCCCGCTGACGCTAACGCAGCCGGAAGATATT encodes the following:
- the mrcB gene encoding bifunctional glycosyl transferase/transpeptidase, yielding MAGNDREPIGRKGKPSRPAKEKVSRRRVREEEYDDDYEDDYEDEEPMPPRKGKGGGKGRPPRKKHRWLWFLLKLFVVFVVLFVIYGVYLDQQIRSRIDGKVWQLPAAVYGRMVNLEPDMPYSKKEMVNLLEATQYRQVTRMTRPGEFTVQANSIEMIRRPFDFPDSKEGQIRARLVFDGDRLESIQNMDNNRSFGFFRLDPRLITMLSSPNGEQRLFVPRTGFPDLLVDTLIATEDRHFYEHDGISLYSIGRAMLANLTAGRTVQGASTLTQQLVKNLFLSSKRTYWRKANEAYMALIMDARYGKDRILELYLNEVYLGQSGDNEIRGFPLASLYYFGRPVEELSLDQQALLVGMVKGASIYNPWRNPKLALERRNLVLRLLQEQKVIDQELYDMLSARPLGVQPRGGVISPQPAFMQMVRNELQAKLGDKVKDLSGVKIFTTFDSVSQDAAEKAVSEGVPVLRASRKLKDLEAAMVIVDRYTGEVRAMVGGAETQFAGFNRAMQARRSIGSLAKPATYLTALSKPDTYRLNTWIADAPISLRQPNGQVWSPQNDDKRFSGQVMLVDALARSMNVPTVNLGMAIGLPAITDTWTKLGVPKDHLNPVPAMILGALNLTPIQVAQAFQTIASGGSRATLSALRSVIAEDGTVLYQSFPQAEQAVPPQAAYMTLYTMQQVMARGTGRALGGKYPKLHLAGKTGTTNNNVDTWFAGIDGKEVTITWVGRDNNQPTKLYGASGAMALYQRYLAAQTPIPLTLTQPEDIVDMGVDDAGNFQCSGGQTRTLPVWTTNPDALCQQSLQQQQTNNPFDQSSEQPQQQPQQQQQQQPQKQEESDGVAGWIKDMFGSK
- the sfsA gene encoding DNA/RNA nuclease SfsA, yielding MEFSPALQSATLIQRYKRFLADVVTPQGELLTLHCPNTGAMTGCATPGDTVWYSTSANPKRKYAHTWEITETQNGDFICVNTLQANNVVKEALVGNHFSELSGYTKIYSEVKYGAERSRIDFMLQADNKVNCYIEVKSVTLSEQGSGFFPDAVSLRGQKHLRELMSVVRHGERAVLLFAVLHSAITRVSPARHIDAKYAQLLCEAQECGVEILAFRAELSARGLTLTSPLPVCL
- the hrpB gene encoding ATP-dependent helicase HrpB, producing the protein MSSLPVAAVLPDVLSALQVAPQVLLNAPTGAGKSTWLPLQILKEGRLSGKILLLEPRRLAARNVAQRLAELLGEKPGETVGYRMRAETCIGPDTKLEVVTEGILTRLIQRDPELTGIALVILDEFHERSLQADLALALLLDVQQGLREDLKLLIMSATLDNQRLQKCLPDAPVISSEGRAHPVERRYSPLATHQRFDEAVAVAVANLLREEPGSLLLFLPGVGEIQRVQEQLRERVASDVQLCPLYGALPLSEQRKAILPAVSGTRKVVLATNIAETSLTIEGIRLVVDSGQERVARFDVRTGLTRLVTQRISQASMTQRAGRAGRLEPGICLHLTSAEQAERAAAQSEPEILQSDLSGLLLELLQWGCQQPEQLTWLDLPPAANLHAARKLLRQLNALDEQDRLTPAGQKMAQLGNDPRLAAMLIAARTPDEQATAARLAAILEEPPRGQDSDLRNAFSRRQDNWQQRSARLLKRLNSRGGQADISLAGPLLACAFADRIARRRGQEGRYQLANGMGAMLNQDDALTRYEWLLAPLLLQGSQTPDARMLQALPLDIDELIASVPALLGQSDSVEWDETQGTLKAFRRQQIGQLVVKVQPLAKPSEEELHRAMLNGIRERGLSVLNWTPQAQQLRIRLACAAKWLPEQEWSEMSDEALLRDLEDWLLPEMNGVHSLRALKNIDLTRAIQNWLGWSQRQRLDTVLPTHYTVPTGSQITIRYDEDNPPALAVRMQEMFGEAQTPVIAEGRVPLVLELLSPAQRPLQVTRDLTAFWNGAYREVQKEMKGRYPKHVWPDSPADALPTRRTKKYQ
- the thpR gene encoding RNA 2',3'-cyclic phosphodiesterase, translated to MADTRRLFFALAMPAGVQQQIVSWRAENFPGDAGRPVAAANLHLTLAFLGDVSAEKQRALSRLAGRIQQSGFTLTLDDAGLWARSKVVWLGPRHASLGLIQLANMLRAQAARNGCYQSPQPYHPHVTLYRNVTQAVAIPQPNFRWQFKVEEFALYESIFSQGRTRYQPLERWPLHNKEE